From the genome of Saccharomyces paradoxus strain CBS432 chromosome XII sequence:
ATAAATAAACAACTAAACATCTCTTTTGTCCTTCACGCACATTATCCTTGCCTAGaaatagtttttcaaatttcaatttttattaCGAGTTATTTGATTCGCCTTCCAGAAAAATATGACAAGAGTctatatttgaaaagggtTATCACCATACAGCAAAGGCCAGGTTAATTTGCTTATTTGCTGGTATCGAAATAACTGAGACTAATATGCAGctcattttcaaaagattttacTCTCCTACGCCTACACGGATGTCCTTCTTGGGTAAATTTCTCAAGCCAATGATGGCAACAGCTTCACCAAAAGAATACCAGATCAAACAACTGATCAAACCAATAGGATTAACACACgcaccaaagaaaaatactaaATACTCTCAGGGAAACTCTCTAAAGGACATGTTTGATTCGGAAAAGACGAATCATAGAGTTAAAGAGTTGGCCGTTGAATTCAGCAAATCCGGACTTTACGACGTGCAAGTCTTCCAAAAGACAAAGGGGAAATTGTTTATAGCTCCAATTTCATATTGGAAAGATGACAGGGCCTTATTTTTCCCTCATTTGGTAGGAACATCAATGGATAGTACTAAACAACAGAATATTGAGGATTTGTTGAGGGGTAAGACCAGTATAGTGAGGTTATTTAGTACAGCGGCTGGCGATAAGTTGAGCAGTTCATACTTCCAAGAAACCGTAagcaataacaaaaaaactaaCTATTTGACTGAAGCTGATGCGCGTTTAAGTCtaaacaacaataacgTCCAAATCGTCGAGGTCAACCTTGTAGAAAACGCTGTGAAAAGCGCTCTTGTGAAAACTCTCGCTCGTTGGGCAAATCCTGTTCCATCCTGGCGTCAGCCGTTTTATTTCGAGTGTCCTAGGGCCCAATGGCCATTTTCCATCAGGGAAGAGCTCTTTTGCAACAATGTCTTTTCTGGCTACGTCTTTCTGGTGGACCAGCATTTAAAAATTAGGTGGGCAGCCTGCGGGGAGGCCACTCCATCTGAAAAGGAAGCGTTGTGGAAGTTTGCCAAAAGTCTGTGAAGTTGACGCTTTGTGCGGCGGCCAACAAGGGATGGGCGGCTATTTGTCGATTGTATTCTTTCCCCAAACTAACTTTAAGAACataaagagaaagaaaaggcaaaGGATATTTAAAACAGCTGAAACGTTCATCGTTGGTATCATCGAAGAAATATATAATGTCGGATTCTATTTTCGAACAGCCTTTTGTGTACTGTGGTGTTTGCCATAGAAGAACATCGCATGGAGATCCACTGCGGCTGACTTCATGTGCTCATATTCTTTGTTCGCAGCATTCTCCGGTAACATCAAAGGTGTGTCCCATATGTCATTCAAACGATATTTCCATCATCAAGCTTATAGAGTCCAAGCAACTACCCACTGACAttaggattttttttgagccATTGCCCCAACTTTTGGAGTCGTTGTACAATGTCTCCCAATTCCAGTTGAAGGGACTTTCAAATCAATGTCAATACTATCAAAATCATTGTTTAAAGttaagagaaaaatgtGCGAGACAGCAACAGTTGTTATATCAAGCCAAAATAGAGTTGGATTCTATGGCAattctaaagaaaagaatacaGGAATTAGAGGCAGTGTTGAAACATAACAATGTTTCTTCTATGTCAGTGGGTGTGCTGCCGACCAACATCAGCCATCAAAATAATTATCAGCCCCCCCCAACCGTTGATTTGACTGTTGATGACAATAGTTTAGAAGAATTCGAAGCTAAAtcatttatcaaaaaactaaaaaaaaactcctCTTTGAGAAATTCTTCgaaaaataacaatggAACTGTCACTCCCTCCACAAGTAGTCGTGTAAATAAAAACCAACCTCTCTATATGGAGACGTTGAATAATCCTAATAAAAATAGCATTCCTTCTCCTAGCCTGAATCCAAATGCCAATGGAAATCTACCTAATATTTCCACTATTGCAGAATCGACCAATTTAAACAGATTTTCGTACTCTCCTTTACGTGTTGCTAAAGATTTCAATAGCAAGCTGCCAAATTTTGACATCCTCACGAATAATGGCTCTATATCTTCCAAGAATATATCAAGATTAtcttcagcttcttttCAACCGTCTTCGCCTCTATCTTCGTCATCAGGCAAACTTATTTTACCGAACAACAACATTAGAGAATTGCGTCATTCAAACACTCCTTTAACAAGCACCCCAACGCAGTTTCCCTCAGCATTAGAAAAGTTAAAAAtaacaaggaaaagaaataatacTATTAGTGGTTCGAATAGAATAACACACAACTTGAGCTCACATGTAAGAAGCAGTGGTATtgcattttcatcttcatcgaCCTCATTGCAACAAAGTAAACTGCCGAAATCGAACATACTAAAGCGATCCAGTTCAACTCAGCAACTGACCAATACACACCTCAAGAATGATAATTCTCAGCCACCTCGCTCAAGTAATACTGTATTAGGTGGTA
Proteins encoded in this window:
- the ATP10 gene encoding Atp10p (Assembly factor for the F0 sector of mitochondrial F1F0 ATP synthase~similar to YLR393W), whose protein sequence is MQLIFKRFYSPTPTRMSFLGKFLKPMMATASPKEYQIKQLIKPIGLTHAPKKNTKYSQGNSLKDMFDSEKTNHRVKELAVEFSKSGLYDVQVFQKTKGKLFIAPISYWKDDRALFFPHLVGTSMDSTKQQNIEDLLRGKTSIVRLFSTAAGDKLSSSYFQETVSNNKKTNYLTEADARLSLNNNNVQIVEVNLVENAVKSALVKTLARWANPVPSWRQPFYFECPRAQWPFSIREELFCNNVFSGYVFLVDQHLKIRWAACGEATPSEKEALWKFAKSL
- the CST9 gene encoding SUMO ligase CST9 (SUMO E3 ligase~similar to YLR394W): MSDSIFEQPFVYCGVCHRRTSHGDPLRLTSCAHILCSQHSPVTSKVCPICHSNDISIIKLIESKQLPTDIRIFFEPLPQLLESLYNVSQFQLKGLSNQCQYYQNHCLKLREKCARQQQLLYQAKIELDSMAILKKRIQELEAVLKHNNVSSMSVGVLPTNISHQNNYQPPPTVDLTVDDNSLEEFEAKSFIKKLKKNSSLRNSSKNNNGTVTPSTSSRVNKNQPLYMETLNNPNKNSIPSPSLNPNANGNLPNISTIAESTNLNRFSYSPLRVAKDFNSKLPNFDILTNNGSISSKNISRLSSASFQPSSPLSSSSGKLILPNNNIRELRHSNTPLTSTPTQFPSALEKLKITRKRNNTISGSNRITHNLSSHVRSSGIAFSSSSTSLQQSKLPKSNILKRSSSTQQLTNTHLKNDNSQPPRSSNTVLGGSKKNNKFRRIR